A DNA window from Thiothrix subterranea contains the following coding sequences:
- a CDS encoding NAD(P)-dependent oxidoreductase, with translation MNPMTQPKIGWIGPGIMGLPMCKNLMKAGFILAVYARRPEAAQELVNQGVEYYANPAALAANVDIVISIVSDTPDVEAVLLGDNGVIAGGKPGLLVVDMSTISPVTTREIAEKLSEKGIRMLDAPVSGGDVGAIAGTLTIMVGGNADDLEYARPVLAAMGKTITHIGNHGAGQLAKACNQLIAAQTVIAVTEAFEMAKAAGVDPAKVRAALLGGFAYSKVLELHGQRILDENFEPGFKAHLHNKDMHIVTDTAATFGLNLPGTQHAADYMQALVDAGLGELDSSALAKIVQKNALT, from the coding sequence ATGAACCCAATGACACAACCTAAAATCGGCTGGATTGGCCCCGGCATTATGGGACTACCGATGTGTAAAAATCTGATGAAAGCCGGTTTTATCCTTGCCGTTTATGCGCGTCGCCCTGAAGCAGCACAAGAACTCGTGAATCAAGGCGTGGAATATTATGCTAACCCCGCTGCACTCGCTGCAAATGTCGACATCGTAATATCTATCGTATCCGACACACCGGATGTAGAAGCGGTATTATTAGGTGATAACGGCGTTATCGCAGGTGGCAAACCCGGTTTGCTAGTGGTGGATATGAGTACCATTTCCCCAGTCACAACCCGTGAAATTGCCGAAAAGTTGTCAGAAAAAGGTATCCGAATGCTGGATGCACCCGTATCCGGCGGTGATGTTGGCGCAATTGCTGGCACATTAACCATTATGGTGGGCGGTAATGCTGACGATTTGGAATATGCTCGCCCTGTTCTTGCCGCAATGGGAAAAACCATCACCCATATCGGCAACCACGGTGCTGGGCAATTAGCCAAAGCTTGTAATCAATTGATTGCTGCACAAACAGTCATTGCAGTCACGGAAGCATTTGAAATGGCAAAAGCGGCGGGTGTTGATCCCGCTAAAGTACGTGCGGCGCTGCTGGGTGGTTTTGCCTATTCAAAGGTGTTGGAACTGCACGGTCAACGCATTTTGGATGAAAATTTCGAGCCCGGTTTCAAAGCGCACTTACACAACAAAGACATGCATATTGTAACCGATACGGCTGCCACATTTGGTTTGAACTTACCGGGAACGCAACACGCTGCGGATTACATGCAAGCGTTGGTGGATGCGGGGCTTGGGGAACTCGATTCGTCGGCATTAGCGAAAATTGTGCAGAAAAACGCGCTTACTTAA
- a CDS encoding LPS-assembly lipoprotein LptE — protein MKTFILALSLLLLLSACGGEPFHLRGSKPLPELMLQGIYLQGLDPQNDFALALRDGLENAGAILKENPQDAATTLTIKNVRENRSVSGYSSTRQVREFNHSVTVDFTVKTPALTESVERSVNATRSQVYDGKYVLGTAEEETIIKEELRREAVRLILLRLQALK, from the coding sequence ATGAAAACGTTCATTTTAGCGTTGAGTTTACTGTTATTGCTGTCTGCGTGTGGTGGAGAACCGTTCCACCTACGCGGCAGCAAGCCATTGCCCGAATTGATGCTTCAAGGAATTTATTTGCAAGGGCTTGACCCGCAAAATGATTTTGCCTTGGCATTGCGTGATGGTTTGGAGAATGCGGGTGCTATCCTGAAAGAAAATCCACAAGATGCCGCTACCACTTTAACCATTAAGAATGTGCGGGAAAATCGTTCGGTCTCTGGGTATTCCTCCACGCGGCAAGTGCGGGAGTTCAACCATTCTGTCACGGTTGATTTTACGGTTAAAACACCGGCGCTGACAGAAAGCGTGGAACGTTCGGTAAACGCCACCCGTTCTCAAGTGTATGACGGTAAATATGTGTTAGGCACAGCAGAAGAGGAAACCATTATCAAGGAGGAGTTACGCCGTGAAGCGGTGCGCCTCATTCTACTGCGACTTCAGGCACTTAAGTAA
- a CDS encoding Tex family protein — MQSILSRIATELAVQEQQVASAVALLDEGSTVPFIARYRKEKTGGLDDTQLRYLETRLGSLRELEKRRDTVLNSIREQGKLSAELEQQVLQAQTRTELEDIYLPYKPKRRTKAMIAREAGIQPLAEALLSNPQLDPETEAAKYLNPALEFADTKAVLDGARQILMEDFAENPELSGTLREYLWEQGGFESGVIAGKEEEGQKFADYFAYSEALNKIPSHRALALFRGRNEGILDLKLDVAVAEGMSHPCEDKIAQAFNISDQGRAADRWLLDTVRWTWKVKLHSRLSTDLNQRLREQAEAEAIRVFAANLKDLLLAAPAGARNTLGLDPGLRTGVKVAVVDTTGKLLDFATIYPHVPKKQWDQSIAILADLCAKHRVELISIGNGTASRETDQLAGDLISRHPDLKLSKIVVSEAGASVYSASELAAREFPGLDVSIRGAVSIARRLQDPLAELVKIDPKSIGVGQYQHDLNQPELARSLDAVVEDCVNAVGVDVNTASAALLARVSGLNSGIADNIVDFRNDNGAFRNRNQLKKVSRLGAKTFEQAAGFLRIRDGEYPLDASAVHPEAYTLVEQIAAVNRQPLQELVGNSEFVGTLTPADYVTEQFGLPTIRDILAELEKPGRDPRPEFVTATFREGVNELKDLQTGMILEGVVTNVANFGAFVDIGVHQDGLVHISQLTDKFIKDPREVVRTGDVVKVRVEEVDVQRKRISLTMRLEPTQPKAVQNPVAKSAASREERRPAAANPQPKRNHERNARHDRKADTRQPNAKKPMKEPAPAANSAMGDALAAALAKMRK; from the coding sequence ATGCAAAGTATTCTTTCACGTATCGCTACTGAATTGGCGGTTCAGGAACAGCAAGTGGCTAGTGCTGTCGCCTTATTGGACGAAGGTTCAACCGTTCCTTTCATTGCCCGTTACCGTAAGGAAAAAACCGGCGGGCTGGACGATACCCAACTGCGTTACCTCGAAACCCGTCTGGGCAGCTTACGTGAGCTGGAAAAGCGTCGTGACACCGTACTCAACTCCATCCGCGAACAAGGCAAGCTGAGTGCTGAGTTAGAGCAACAAGTATTGCAAGCGCAGACCCGTACTGAACTCGAAGACATTTACCTGCCTTACAAGCCCAAACGCCGCACCAAAGCGATGATTGCCCGCGAAGCCGGTATCCAGCCATTGGCAGAAGCCTTGCTGAGTAATCCGCAACTTGACCCTGAAACCGAAGCTGCCAAATACCTCAACCCGGCGCTGGAGTTCGCCGACACCAAAGCAGTGCTGGATGGTGCACGGCAAATCCTCATGGAAGATTTCGCGGAAAACCCTGAACTGAGCGGCACGTTGCGTGAATATTTATGGGAGCAGGGCGGTTTCGAGTCCGGCGTGATTGCGGGCAAGGAAGAAGAGGGGCAGAAGTTTGCGGATTACTTTGCGTATAGCGAAGCGTTAAACAAAATTCCTTCCCACCGCGCCTTGGCATTATTCCGGGGGCGCAACGAAGGCATTCTGGATTTGAAACTGGATGTCGCCGTAGCTGAGGGCATGAGCCACCCGTGTGAAGATAAAATTGCCCAAGCCTTTAATATCAGTGATCAGGGTAGGGCTGCGGATCGTTGGCTGCTGGATACGGTACGCTGGACTTGGAAAGTCAAATTACACAGCCGTTTAAGTACCGACTTGAACCAACGTTTGCGTGAGCAGGCGGAGGCAGAAGCCATCCGCGTGTTTGCGGCGAATTTGAAAGATTTATTGCTGGCAGCTCCTGCCGGGGCGCGTAATACGCTGGGGCTTGATCCCGGTTTGCGCACGGGGGTGAAAGTTGCTGTTGTGGATACCACCGGCAAGCTGTTGGACTTTGCCACGATCTACCCGCATGTGCCGAAAAAGCAGTGGGATCAGTCAATTGCGATCTTGGCTGATTTATGCGCCAAACACCGTGTGGAACTGATCAGCATTGGCAATGGCACGGCATCCCGCGAAACCGATCAGTTGGCGGGCGATTTGATTAGCCGTCACCCCGACCTCAAGCTGTCTAAAATTGTGGTGTCAGAAGCGGGTGCATCGGTGTATTCCGCTTCCGAATTGGCTGCCCGCGAATTCCCTGGTTTGGATGTTTCCATCCGTGGTGCTGTATCCATTGCCCGCCGCTTGCAAGATCCGCTGGCAGAATTGGTGAAAATTGACCCGAAATCTATCGGGGTTGGTCAATACCAGCACGATTTGAATCAACCAGAATTGGCGCGTTCGCTGGATGCGGTGGTCGAAGACTGTGTAAACGCCGTCGGGGTCGATGTGAATACCGCTTCTGCGGCGTTATTGGCACGGGTATCCGGTTTAAACAGTGGCATTGCCGACAATATTGTGGATTTCCGCAATGACAATGGCGCATTCCGCAATCGCAATCAATTGAAAAAAGTGTCACGACTGGGCGCGAAAACCTTTGAACAAGCAGCCGGTTTCTTGCGGATTCGCGATGGAGAATATCCATTGGATGCCTCTGCCGTTCACCCGGAAGCCTACACGCTGGTCGAGCAGATTGCCGCTGTGAACCGTCAACCTTTGCAAGAATTGGTAGGCAATAGCGAATTTGTCGGCACGCTTACCCCAGCCGATTACGTGACCGAACAGTTCGGTTTGCCCACGATTCGCGATATTTTGGCAGAACTGGAAAAGCCGGGACGTGACCCGCGCCCCGAATTTGTCACCGCTACGTTCCGCGAAGGCGTGAATGAGCTGAAAGATTTACAAACGGGCATGATTCTCGAAGGCGTGGTCACTAACGTCGCGAATTTCGGGGCATTTGTGGATATAGGCGTGCATCAAGATGGCTTGGTACACATTTCCCAATTGACCGACAAATTCATTAAAGACCCGCGTGAAGTGGTGCGTACCGGCGATGTAGTGAAAGTGCGCGTCGAAGAAGTCGATGTGCAACGCAAGCGGATCAGTTTAACCATGCGTTTGGAACCTACCCAGCCGAAAGCAGTCCAAAACCCCGTTGCTAAGTCGGCTGCTAGCCGTGAAGAGCGTCGACCAGCAGCGGCAAATCCGCAGCCGAAACGCAATCATGAGCGTAACGCACGTCATGACCGTAAAGCGGATACCCGTCAGCCCAACGCGAAAAAACCTATGAAAGAGCCAGCGCCTGCTGCAAACTCAGCAATGGGTGATGCCTTAGCGGCAGCCTTAGCAAAAATGCGTAAATAA
- the leuS gene encoding leucine--tRNA ligase, translated as MQEQYQPQSLEPEIQQFWEQQRTFEVTEDPNKEKYYCLSMFPYPSGVLHMGHVRNYTIGDVIARFQRMQGKNVLQPMGWDAFGLPAENAAIKNHTAPAAWTYKNIDYMRTQLKSMGLGIDWSREIATCTPEYYRWEQWFFTQLYEKGLVYRKKSTVNWDPVDQTVLANEQVIDGRGWRSGALIEQREIDQWFLKITAYADELLEEIGKMPGWPQQVRTMQENWIGRSEGVELEFGLAGSDSKLSVFTTRPDTLMGVTYVAVAAQHPLALKAATTNPALATFIEECKLVKVAEADMATMEKKGMATGIMALHPVTGASVPVMVANFVLMSYGSGAVMAVPAHDQRDWEFAKVYGLPIKQVIAPTDERDIDLNSAAFTEKGVLVDSGEFSGLTSAAAFEAIADYLVKKGKGRRRINFRLRDWGVSRQRYWGCPIPIIYCDDCGAVPVPEKDLPVILPEDVTFDETGGSPIKRMPEFYQTTCPCCGKPATRETDTFDTFFESSWYYARYTCSDNHDAMLDSRANYWLPVDQYIGGIEHAILHLLYSRFFHKLMRDNKLVDSDEPFTNLLTQGMVLAETFYREKENGGQDWFQPTAVNVERDDKARVVGATLLADGLPVQSGGITKMSKSKNNGVDPQEMIEKYGADTLRLFSMFAAPPDQSMEWSDSGVEGAQRFLRRLWKQVFDHVALGAVELLDTTALDDVQQALRRKVHQMIQKVGDDMARRHTFNTAVAANMELLNEISRFSDDSTTGRAVRHEALETVVLMLAPITPHISHALWQALGHNEAVVNTRWPNVDESALVQNTLELIVQVNGKVRGKIQVSAHTLEDTIKATALANENVQKFLEGLSVQKVIVVKGRLVNIVAN; from the coding sequence ATGCAGGAACAGTATCAACCGCAATCCTTGGAACCGGAAATTCAGCAATTCTGGGAACAACAACGTACCTTTGAAGTCACCGAAGACCCTAACAAGGAAAAATATTACTGCCTCTCCATGTTTCCTTACCCCAGCGGCGTGCTGCACATGGGGCATGTCCGCAATTACACCATCGGTGATGTGATTGCACGTTTCCAGCGGATGCAGGGTAAAAATGTACTACAACCGATGGGTTGGGATGCCTTCGGTTTGCCTGCTGAAAATGCTGCCATCAAAAATCATACCGCTCCCGCCGCGTGGACGTACAAAAACATTGATTACATGCGCACTCAGCTCAAATCCATGGGTTTGGGCATTGATTGGTCACGCGAAATTGCTACGTGTACGCCTGAATATTACCGCTGGGAACAATGGTTTTTCACTCAGTTGTATGAAAAAGGCTTGGTGTATCGTAAAAAATCCACGGTGAATTGGGACCCGGTTGACCAAACCGTATTAGCCAATGAGCAGGTCATTGATGGGCGTGGCTGGCGTTCCGGTGCATTGATTGAACAGCGTGAAATCGACCAGTGGTTTCTGAAGATTACTGCTTATGCCGATGAATTGTTAGAAGAAATCGGCAAGATGCCGGGCTGGCCGCAACAAGTGCGCACCATGCAGGAAAACTGGATTGGGCGTTCAGAAGGCGTGGAACTTGAATTTGGTTTGGCGGGTTCGGATAGCAAGTTAAGTGTGTTCACCACACGCCCCGACACATTGATGGGCGTGACTTACGTGGCAGTTGCGGCACAACACCCGCTGGCATTGAAAGCGGCAACCACTAACCCAGCATTAGCCACTTTCATCGAAGAATGCAAATTGGTCAAAGTTGCCGAAGCTGATATGGCGACAATGGAAAAGAAAGGCATGGCGACGGGAATCATGGCGCTGCATCCAGTGACAGGTGCAAGTGTGCCGGTCATGGTTGCCAATTTCGTGTTGATGTCTTATGGCTCTGGGGCAGTGATGGCGGTTCCGGCACACGATCAGCGTGACTGGGAATTTGCGAAGGTTTACGGTTTGCCGATCAAGCAAGTCATTGCACCCACCGATGAACGTGACATTGATTTGAATAGTGCCGCATTTACCGAAAAAGGCGTGTTGGTTGATTCAGGTGAATTTAGCGGGCTAACTTCTGCGGCGGCCTTTGAGGCCATTGCTGACTATTTGGTAAAGAAAGGGAAAGGGCGGCGGCGGATTAATTTCCGTTTGCGTGACTGGGGTGTTTCGCGGCAACGTTATTGGGGTTGCCCAATTCCCATTATTTATTGCGATGATTGCGGCGCTGTACCTGTTCCCGAAAAAGATTTGCCGGTGATCTTGCCGGAAGACGTGACCTTTGATGAAACCGGCGGCTCACCGATTAAGCGGATGCCGGAATTTTACCAGACGACTTGTCCGTGCTGCGGAAAACCTGCGACGCGCGAAACCGATACGTTTGATACGTTTTTTGAGTCTTCGTGGTATTACGCCCGTTACACCTGTTCAGATAATCATGACGCGATGCTGGATTCACGGGCTAATTATTGGTTGCCGGTTGACCAGTATATCGGTGGGATCGAACATGCGATTTTGCATTTATTGTATTCGCGCTTCTTCCATAAATTAATGCGTGACAATAAGTTAGTGGATTCTGATGAGCCATTTACTAACCTATTGACCCAAGGCATGGTGTTGGCAGAAACGTTCTACCGCGAGAAAGAGAACGGTGGGCAAGATTGGTTTCAACCCACCGCTGTGAATGTCGAGCGTGATGATAAAGCGCGTGTCGTGGGCGCAACCCTGCTTGCTGATGGATTGCCGGTGCAATCCGGTGGCATTACCAAAATGTCTAAATCCAAGAATAACGGCGTTGATCCGCAGGAAATGATTGAGAAATATGGCGCGGATACTTTGCGCTTGTTTTCCATGTTTGCCGCACCGCCGGATCAAAGCATGGAATGGTCAGATTCTGGGGTAGAAGGGGCGCAACGTTTCCTCAGACGTTTGTGGAAACAAGTGTTTGATCACGTGGCTTTGGGTGCAGTCGAGCTTTTGGACACCACGGCATTGGATGATGTACAGCAGGCATTGCGCCGTAAAGTTCATCAGATGATACAAAAAGTCGGGGATGATATGGCGCGTCGTCATACCTTCAACACTGCTGTTGCCGCGAACATGGAATTGCTGAACGAGATTTCGCGCTTTAGCGATGATAGCACCACGGGTAGGGCGGTGCGTCACGAAGCCTTAGAAACCGTGGTGTTAATGCTTGCGCCAATTACGCCACACATTTCTCATGCACTCTGGCAAGCGCTTGGGCATAATGAAGCCGTGGTGAATACGCGCTGGCCTAACGTCGATGAGAGTGCTCTGGTGCAAAACACGCTAGAATTAATTGTGCAAGTGAATGGCAAAGTGCGCGGTAAAATTCAAGTCAGTGCGCACACACTCGAAGATACGATTAAAGCTACAGCATTAGCCAATGAAAATGTTCAAAAATTCCTAGAGGGTTTAAGCGTGCAAAAAGTCATCGTCGTTAAAGGCCGTTTGGTAAACATCGTGGCAAACTGA
- the rlmKL gene encoding bifunctional 23S rRNA (guanine(2069)-N(7))-methyltransferase RlmK/23S rRNA (guanine(2445)-N(2))-methyltransferase RlmL: MADELTRYGAESVKIGHAGVQATGDLRFGYRAMLWSRLASRATLQLAHGFGKDQTELQALIDSIDWQQHLRPEGTLKVRFFGLNDDIRNTQFGAQWVKDQIGDQFRSQHGVRPSVSNTPDLVVVVNLHKGNASIGIELNQHSLHQRGYRDLDTHAPMRENLAAAVLIRAGWLDMLASDAATVALLDPLCGAGTFLIEGALMALDIAPGLLREQTIAERWLGHDSTLWNGLYVEAEQRRSAGFTNAERFEFWGNDSNAAAVMAARADWRSIDLPAARWTQCDLKAMPAPTLATTGLVISSPPFTTDSNVVALRPIYDALGQWMASLPETYRGALFAENEAPIALTNLFYSKEYRFLNSETESKLYTFDKLLQKERPTAWIAEDLANRLGKNLRKLKGFIKQGHTDAYRVYDMDIPEYAIAVDRYADWLHVQEYAPPKTIDEKAAEQRLQQALLTLPESLGVDPKKIVLKQRRQQKGKNQYQKQGRAEQSLVVTEHGARFKVNLTDYLDTGLFLDHRPMRYWLQQHAKGKKVLNLFCYTGTASIHAAMGGANRVDSVDMSATYLEWAKDNFELNGLQHDPYRRYRFIQANVLDWLYDCDEYYDLIFLDPPTFSNSKRMQDTFDVQRDHIALINDAMRVLSPDGTLIFSNNFRKFKLDAQVDNQYAVQDYRKQSLPLDFERDPKIHGCWLIRHK, translated from the coding sequence TTGGCAGATGAACTTACCCGTTATGGGGCAGAATCGGTCAAGATCGGTCACGCCGGTGTGCAAGCTACTGGGGATTTGCGTTTCGGCTATCGTGCAATGTTGTGGAGTCGGCTGGCTTCACGCGCTACCTTGCAACTGGCTCACGGTTTCGGCAAAGATCAGACGGAGTTGCAAGCACTGATTGATAGCATTGACTGGCAACAACACCTGCGCCCAGAGGGAACACTAAAAGTACGTTTCTTTGGTCTGAATGACGATATTCGCAACACGCAATTTGGAGCGCAATGGGTTAAAGATCAGATTGGCGATCAATTCCGCAGCCAACACGGAGTACGTCCTAGCGTCAGTAATACGCCTGATCTGGTCGTTGTGGTGAACTTACACAAAGGCAATGCCAGCATTGGTATCGAACTCAATCAACACAGTTTGCATCAACGTGGCTATCGCGATCTTGATACTCATGCTCCGATGCGTGAAAACCTTGCGGCGGCGGTATTGATTCGGGCAGGGTGGCTGGATATGTTAGCCAGTGATGCTGCAACCGTCGCATTGCTTGATCCGCTGTGTGGTGCTGGTACGTTTCTCATCGAGGGCGCGTTAATGGCGCTGGATATTGCCCCCGGTTTATTGCGGGAGCAAACAATTGCCGAACGTTGGTTAGGGCATGATTCGACTCTCTGGAATGGGCTATATGTCGAAGCAGAGCAACGCCGTAGTGCTGGTTTTACGAATGCTGAACGTTTTGAGTTTTGGGGCAATGACAGTAATGCAGCGGCTGTCATGGCAGCGCGAGCGGATTGGCGTTCTATCGACTTACCGGCAGCACGTTGGACGCAATGTGACTTGAAGGCAATGCCAGCGCCAACATTAGCAACAACAGGTTTGGTGATTAGCAGTCCGCCGTTTACTACGGATAGCAACGTGGTTGCACTCCGCCCAATTTATGATGCGTTGGGGCAGTGGATGGCTAGTTTGCCGGAGACTTATCGAGGCGCATTGTTCGCGGAAAACGAGGCACCGATTGCGTTAACTAATCTATTTTACAGCAAAGAATACCGTTTCCTGAACAGTGAAACCGAATCCAAGCTCTATACTTTTGACAAGTTATTGCAGAAAGAACGCCCAACTGCTTGGATTGCTGAGGATTTGGCGAATCGGCTTGGCAAAAATCTACGTAAGCTAAAAGGTTTCATCAAGCAAGGGCATACCGATGCGTACCGTGTCTATGATATGGATATTCCCGAATACGCCATTGCCGTTGATCGTTATGCAGATTGGTTACATGTGCAGGAATATGCACCACCGAAAACCATTGATGAAAAAGCGGCAGAACAACGCTTGCAACAAGCTTTGCTCACCTTACCTGAATCGCTGGGTGTTGACCCAAAAAAGATTGTACTGAAACAACGTCGGCAACAGAAAGGTAAAAACCAATATCAAAAACAGGGCAGGGCAGAACAATCCCTCGTTGTCACTGAGCATGGCGCACGTTTTAAAGTAAATTTAACGGATTATTTGGATACGGGATTATTCCTCGATCATCGCCCGATGCGCTATTGGTTGCAGCAACATGCCAAGGGTAAGAAAGTGTTGAATCTGTTTTGCTATACCGGCACGGCAAGTATCCATGCTGCGATGGGTGGGGCAAATCGTGTTGATAGCGTGGATATGTCGGCTACTTACTTAGAGTGGGCGAAAGATAATTTCGAGTTGAACGGTTTGCAACATGATCCTTATCGACGTTACCGCTTTATTCAGGCCAATGTCCTAGACTGGTTGTATGACTGTGATGAATATTACGATTTGATTTTTCTTGATCCGCCTACGTTTAGTAATTCCAAGCGGATGCAAGATACGTTTGATGTACAACGTGACCATATAGCGCTAATCAACGATGCAATGCGGGTACTGTCACCTGATGGCACACTGATTTTTTCCAACAATTTCCGTAAGTTCAAGTTGGACGCGCAAGTCGATAACCAATACGCTGTACAAGATTATCGTAAACAGTCATTACCACTGGATTTTGAACGCGATCCTAAAATTCATGGCTGTTGGTTAATTCGTCATAAGTAA
- a CDS encoding site-specific integrase, with the protein MDNFQAIGLTSSALSENVQRFVVEATSASTRRAYRADVKIFVTWCEESGLVAIPATAITIADFLASQAQTGISPSTLNRRIGAIRYAHEAAGYETPTTNKLVSVTLKGIRRANRVRTRKKAAATVDKLYQMIAHCNTQTLQGKRDKLILILGFAGAFRRSELVALTVADIEEAPDGLKILIQKSKTDQEGEGHTIAILNGRLNVVGVLKDYLKAANLTEGAIFRPITKYGKIRKQTLTDRSVADIVKRYAKAAGLNAEEFSGHSLRSGFITTAAEAGANLFKIMDISRHKSVQTVQGYVRNAELFKNHAGNSFL; encoded by the coding sequence ATGGACAATTTTCAGGCAATAGGTTTAACTTCGAGTGCACTTAGTGAAAACGTTCAACGTTTTGTGGTTGAAGCAACAAGCGCATCGACACGACGCGCTTATCGTGCTGATGTCAAGATATTCGTAACGTGGTGTGAAGAAAGCGGATTAGTAGCGATTCCTGCTACTGCAATAACGATAGCTGACTTTTTAGCAAGTCAAGCGCAAACAGGCATTTCACCATCGACGTTGAACCGTCGTATTGGAGCGATTCGTTATGCACATGAAGCAGCAGGGTACGAAACGCCAACGACGAATAAATTGGTTAGCGTTACTTTAAAAGGTATTCGTCGCGCTAACAGAGTGCGAACACGCAAGAAAGCAGCGGCTACCGTTGATAAACTTTACCAAATGATAGCGCACTGTAATACACAAACCTTACAGGGTAAGCGTGACAAGTTAATTTTGATTTTAGGGTTTGCGGGTGCATTTCGTCGTTCTGAATTGGTAGCGCTAACGGTTGCTGATATTGAAGAAGCACCGGATGGTTTGAAAATTTTGATACAAAAATCAAAAACAGACCAAGAGGGTGAAGGACATACCATTGCCATTTTAAATGGACGGTTGAATGTTGTTGGTGTCCTCAAAGATTATTTAAAAGCAGCAAATCTTACTGAAGGTGCTATTTTTAGACCAATTACTAAATACGGTAAAATTCGCAAACAAACGTTAACTGACCGTTCTGTAGCTGATATTGTAAAACGTTATGCAAAAGCAGCAGGCTTGAATGCAGAGGAGTTTAGTGGACACAGCTTACGGTCAGGATTCATCACCACCGCTGCTGAAGCTGGTGCTAATTTGTTTAAGATAATGGATATATCTCGGCACAAATCTGTACAGACTGTACAAGGTTATGTAAGAAACGCTGAACTTTTTAAAAATCACGCTGGCAATAGTTTTTTATGA